One Nocardia iowensis DNA window includes the following coding sequences:
- the tsf gene encoding translation elongation factor Ts — protein MANYTAADVKRLRELTGSGMMDCKNALAETDGDFDKAVEILRIKGAKDVGKRAERTTAEGLVTAKGGVMLEINSETDFVAKNAEFQALAEQIVAAAATAKPADLDALKALGLGGQTADEAVQALAAKIGEKLELRRVVSFDGPVATYLHKRASDLPPAVGVLIEYQGEGDAAAEAARAAAMQVAALKAKYVTRDEVPAEIVENERRIAEQTAREEGKPEAALPKITEGRVNGFFKDVVLLEQSSVTDSKKTVKALLDEAGVTVTRFARFEVGAS, from the coding sequence ATGGCGAACTACACCGCTGCCGATGTGAAGCGGCTCCGGGAGCTCACCGGCTCCGGGATGATGGACTGCAAGAACGCGCTGGCCGAGACCGATGGCGACTTCGACAAGGCTGTTGAGATCCTGCGCATCAAGGGCGCGAAGGATGTCGGCAAGCGTGCCGAGCGGACCACCGCCGAGGGCCTGGTCACCGCCAAGGGTGGCGTCATGCTCGAGATCAACTCCGAGACCGACTTCGTCGCCAAGAACGCGGAGTTCCAGGCGCTGGCCGAGCAGATCGTGGCTGCCGCCGCGACCGCAAAGCCCGCCGACCTGGACGCGCTCAAGGCACTCGGCCTCGGTGGCCAGACCGCCGACGAGGCCGTGCAGGCGCTCGCCGCCAAGATCGGCGAGAAGCTCGAGCTGCGTCGCGTGGTCTCGTTCGACGGCCCGGTCGCCACCTACCTGCACAAGCGTGCCTCCGATCTGCCGCCCGCTGTCGGCGTGCTGATCGAGTACCAGGGCGAGGGTGACGCGGCGGCCGAGGCCGCCCGTGCCGCCGCCATGCAGGTTGCCGCGCTCAAGGCGAAGTACGTGACCCGCGACGAGGTTCCGGCCGAGATCGTGGAGAACGAGCGCCGCATCGCCGAGCAGACCGCTCGCGAAGAGGGCAAGCCGGAGGCCGCGCTGCCGAAGATCACCGAGGGCCGCGTCAACGGCTTCTTCAAGGACGTCGTGCTGCTGGAGCAGTCGTCGGTCACCGATTCGAAGAAGACCGTCAAGGCCCTGCTGGACGAGGCCGGGGTCACCGTGACCCGCTTCGCCCGCTTCGAGGTCGGCGCCAGCTGA